Proteins found in one Thunnus maccoyii chromosome 5, fThuMac1.1, whole genome shotgun sequence genomic segment:
- the LOC121897057 gene encoding uncharacterized protein LOC121897057 — MDVKRLFSRLKEGLGHSPVVANVIFAFLMALIEKILGAAFACPCDPKWNSFFAAAFFIIPACTAFLLMMVIYRFGDRDDEDDSDKWWSCLLPPVVWQVIIFLDGQYFVCAMTDWPGKFVSVDKTYLKWCEPTNMTRSEELMDHSHRYYILSQGIGLCLLLLLTVLLLVYVIIKYMKKPDKKTKGTQRSSASSASSHLVSKQSVTT; from the exons ATGGATGTAAAGCGGCTGTTCTCAAGACTCAAGGAGGGGCTTGGACACAGCCCTGTTGTGGCAAATGTGATTTTTGCCTTCCTCATGGCTCTCATAGAGAAGATACTGGGGGCAGCATTTGCTTGCCCTTGCGATCCTAAATGGAACAGTTTTTTTGCTGCTGCGTTTTTCATTATTCCTGCTTGTACAGCATTTCTGCTGATGATGGTGATATATAGATTCGGGGATagagatgatgaagatgattcTGACAAATGGTGGTCCTGCCTTTTACCCCCCGTGGTGTGGCAGGTTATCATTTTCCTTGATGGTCAATACTTTGTCTGTGCAATGACAGACTGGCCAGGCAAATTTGTTTCTGTTGACAAAACGTATCTGAAATGGTGTGAACCAACCAACATGACAAGATCAGAGGAACTCATGGATCATTCACACAGATATTATATTCTGTCTCAg GGAATCGGACTTTGTCTGCTCCTTCTTTTGACCGTGCTTCTCCTTGTTTATGTGATCATTAAGTACATGAAGAAACCTGACAAAAAGACTAAAGGAACACAGAGATCATCAgcttcctctgcctcctctcatCTAGTGTCCAAACAATCAGTTACAACATAA